One region of Cucurbita pepo subsp. pepo cultivar mu-cu-16 chromosome LG03, ASM280686v2, whole genome shotgun sequence genomic DNA includes:
- the LOC111790715 gene encoding lysM domain receptor-like kinase 3 codes for MFSSMNPVRFSSLGFLLYFALLLQHHSLCSSYPMPLNCTDTTRLCTSFLAFEPRPNQTLSVIQSMFDVLPEDVTVEGNGRDYVFIRKNCSCASGLKKYITNTTLTIKSNRGYVYDIVMEAYDGLALLPNTTRMARNGAVVSLRLFCACSSGLWNYLMSYVMRDGDTIESLASRFGVSMDSIESVNGIENPGNVTVGALYYIPLNSVPGDPYPLETDISAAPAPAPSFTLNNFTDNAETPKRDPPYIWIVGSLGIILVLILVGIVSYACFRWLKCFSRSRSSHSKDPGGKVPHKFHILGKSSFCCASGRYICCSSAAWKQANGESSDNQSAFPKVIESNVFDVDKPVVFSYEEIFSSTDGFSDSSLLGHGTYGSVYYGILRDQEVAIKRMTATKTKEFMAEMKVLCKVHHANLVELIGYAASEEELFLIYEYAQKGPLKSHLHDPLNKGHTPLSWIMRLQITLDAARGLEYIHEHTKTHYVHRDIKTSNILLDGSFRAKISDFGLAKLVGKTNEGEATVTKVVGTYGYLAPEYLSNGLATTKSDVYAFGVVLFELISGKEAIIRTEGTTMRNPERRSLASVMLAVLRNAPDSMNMASLKDQVDPSMMDLYPHDCLFKVAMLAKQCVDEDPILRPDMKQVVISLSQILLSSVEWEATLAGNSQVFSGLVQGR; via the exons ATGTTTTCATCAATGAATCCTGTACGATTTTCCAGTTTGGGCTTCCTTCTATACTTtgcccttcttcttcaacatcaTTCCCTCTGTTCCTCTTATCCCATGCCCTTAAATTGTACGGATACGACCCGTTTATGCACCTCGTTTCTGGCCTTTGAGCCTCGCCCAAATCAGACCCTTTCTGTGATCCAGAGTATGTTCGACGTATTGCCTGAAGATGTTACTGTCGAAGGAAATGGTCGGGATTACGTGTTTATCAGGAAGAACTGCTCCTGTGCTTCTGGgttgaagaaatatataacCAACACAACTCTTACCATCAAATCCAATCGAGGGTATGTCTATGACATAGTCATGGAAGCGTATGATGGGCTTGCGTTGTTGCCCAATACAACCCGAATGGCGAGGAACGGTGCTGTTGTGTCTTTGAGGCTGTTTTGTGCCTGTTCAAGTGGGTTGTGGAACTATTTGATGAGCTATGTGATGAGAGATGGCGATACCATAGAGTCTTTAGCTAGCCGATTTGGGGTTAGTATGGATAGCATTGAGTCGGTGAATGGAATTGAAAATCCAGGCAATGTCACTGTGGGTGCTTTGTATTATATTCCCTTGAATTCGG TTCCTGGCGATCCTTATCCATTGGAGACAGACATTTCTGCTGCTCCTGCTCCAGCTCCTTCCTTTACTCTGAACAATTTCACAG ATAATGCTGAAACCCCCAAACGTGATCCTCCATATATATGGATTGTTGGAAGTTTGGGAATTATTCTTGTTCTGATTTTAGTTGGCATAGTAAGTTATGCTTGCTTCAGGTGGTTGAAATGCTTTTCTAGATCAAGGAGTAGCCACTCCAAAGATCCCGGTGGCAAGGTTCCCCACAAGTTCCATATTCTTGGCAAGTCAAGTTTCTGCTGTGCTTCAGGAAGGTACATTTGCTGCAGTTCTGCAGCTTGGAAGCAAGCCAACGGGGAGTCTAGTGACAACCAGAGTGCATTTCCGAAAG TTATCGAGAGCAATGTATTTGACGTAGACAAACCTGTGGTTTTTTCATACGAAGAAATTTTTTCCTCAACCGATGGTTTCTCTGATTCGAGTCTACTTGGCCATGGAACTTATGGTTCAGTGTATTATGGTATCCTGCGTGATCAG GAAGTTGCTATAAAAAGAATGACTGCAACAAAAACTAAAGAGTTCATGGCAGAGATGAAAGTCCTGTGCAAGGTTCATCATGCAAACCTg GTAGAATTGATTGGTTATGCAGCCAGTGAGGAGGAGCTCttccttatttatgaataTGCTCAAAAAGGTCCCCTCAAAAGTCATTTACATGATCCTTTGAACAAGG GGCATACGCCACTATCTTGGATTATGAGACTCCAAATTACTTTAGATGCTGCTAGAGGTCTCGAATACATTCACGAGCATACTAAAACTCATTACGTCCACAGAGATATCAAGACAAGCAACATCTTACTTGATGGTTCTTTTAGAGCAAAG ATTTCTGACTTTGGGTTGGCCAAACTTGTTGGAAAAACAAATGAGGGTGAAGCTACTGTAACGAAAGTTGTCGGTACATACGGTTACCTGGCTCCTGA ATATTTGAGTAATGGGCTTGCGACAACGAAAAGTGATGTGTATGCTTTCGGTGTCGTTCTTTTTGAGCTTATATCTGGAAAGGAGGCAATTATACGAACTGAGGGAACAACTATGAGAAATCCTGAAAGACGTTCACTAGCATCAGTT ATGTTAGCTGTTCTTCGGAACGCTCCTGATTCTATGAATATGGCAAGTTTGAAAGATCAAGTTGATCCAAGTATGATGGATTTGTATCCTCATGACTGTCTATTCAAG GTGGCCATGTTGGCAAAGCAGTGTGTGGATGAGGATCCCATCTTACGACCCGACATGAAGCAAGTCGTAATATCCTTGTCGCAGATCCTACTGTCTTCGGTCGAATGGGAAGCGACTCTAGCTGGTAACAGCCAAGTTTTTAGTGGCCTAGTCCAAGGAAGATAG
- the LOC111790716 gene encoding uncharacterized protein LOC111790716, translating into MSVRRKFGRKPLRDIANHNYCRTSSKSVATAKRKEDDNRSKVEEQDDSLDRLLLVQSDLSALTDQIDELVVKAFELKKIDEQGRKEIESFTHVLSDMLSSLKPWVPRFQMAFSRPSKDSDDGIEQPLASESNALVNDTESNVIDSPDNAGIQDLISPSPLVSWRAGCNIERGRQLFLLTPLPISKSLSSKHAAYSKSVLGGITSGILKGAQPCFLACGDLNENLLEGNGVEPSVSKPFGSDLTKLGDNLLEGNEPQPSGAEPSGSDLTQVGTIHQRRFASPPLLSIKKNCSMLVMTPCLKMSPPKSCVLLEPISESSQKDKKRIYKATPFPVGVHVSSSGSDTSDGLALKYPELLGIQQAHKSGIKKKVEASPDWFMSPPKTCVLLEPSDSHSVESANCDGCYYEAKKSFTHQDPVGVSLPIIDNTPMLKECESVFRVGKRAGEETLKKELWLKFEAASANPFRCDQSLQKTSKGFLDLLDEVSCD; encoded by the exons ATGTCGGTGAGAAGGAAATTTGGGAGAAAACCACTGAGGGACATAGCGAACCACAATTACTGCCGAACTTCCTCCAAATCTGTCGCTACAGCCAAGAGAAAGGAAGATGATAATAGGTCTAAGGTTGAAGAGCAAGATGATTCTCTAGATCGTCTCCTTCTAGTTCAGTCTGACCTCTCGGCGCTCACTGACCAG ATCGATGAACTCGTTGTCAAAGCATTTGAACTGAAGAAAATAGACGAACAAGGGAGAAAAGAGATCGAATCTTTCACTCATGTCTTGTCTGATATGCTATCTTCTTTGAAG CCCTGGGTCCCCAGGTTTCAGATGGCGTTCTCTCGTCCATCAAAAGATTCTGATGATGGTATAGAACAACCGTTGGCTAGTGAAAGCAATGCTTTGGTTAATGATACGGAAAGCAACGTTATTGATAGCCCAGACAATGCTGGAATTCAAGATTTGATCTCCCCTTCACCCCTCGTATCATGGCGTGCTGGATGCAATATTGAGAGGGGAAGACAATTGTTTTTACTCACTCCTCTTCCTATTTCTAAATCACTCTCATCGAAACATGCAGCATACTCTAAATCTGTACTTGGCGGAATTACTTCGGGTATACTCAAGGGTGCACAACCATGTTTTTTAGCATGTGGAGATTTAAACGAGAATCTACTTGAAGGTAATGGAGTTGAGCCTAGTGTTAGTAAACCATTTGGGTCCGATTTAACCAAACTGGGGGACAATTTGCTAGAGGGTAATGAACCTCAGCCTAGTGGTGCTGAGCCTTCTGGGTCTGATTTAACACAAGTAGGGACAATTCATCAGCGACGATTTGCTTCCCCACCATTATTATCAATAAAGAAGAATTGCTCTATGTTAGTTATGACACCATGCTTAAAAATGTCGCCCCCAAAATCGTGTGTGCTGCTCGAACCCATTTCAGAGTCGTcacaaaaagacaaaaaaaggATTTACAAGGCCACACCTTTTCCCGTCGGAGTTCATGTTTCCTCTTCTGGCAGTGACACTTCTGATGGGTTGGCTTTGAAGTATCCAGAACTCCTAGGAATTCAACAGGCTCACAAATCAGGAATTAAAAAGAAGGTTGAAGCTTCTCCGGACTGGTTCATGTCACCCCCAAAAACATGTGTTTTACTGGAGCCGTCTGATTCTCATTCGGTGGAAAGTGCTAATTGTGATGGATGTTACTACGAAGCCAAGAAGTCTTTCACCCACCAAG ATCCAGTTGGAGTCAGCTTGCCGATCATAGATAACACTCCCATGTTGAAGGAATGTGAAAGTGTATTCCGGGTTGGCAAACGTGCTGGTGAGGAAACTCTTAAGAAAGAACTCTGGCTGAAATTTGAAGCAGCATCAGCCAATCCATTTCGGTGTGATCAATCTCTCCAAAAGACATCAAAGGGTTTCCTGGACTTGTTGGATGAGGTTTCATGTGATTAG
- the LOC111790717 gene encoding histidine-containing phosphotransfer protein 4-like encodes MERNQLSRQINRMRQSLFDQGFLDEQFVQLEQLQDEANPNFVEEVVTLCYRDSYRLILNLEQALQKSPLDFNQLDSYMQQFKGSSTSIGAKKVKAQCTLFREYCKSGSGEGCFRTFQELKKERTALKNKFEAYFQLKRQAGPSQIASRPK; translated from the exons ATGGAAAGGAATCAGTTATCAAGGCAGATCAACAGAATGAGACAATCACTATTTGATCAG GGATTTCTTGATGAACAATTTGTCCAGTTGGAGCAGCTGCAAGATGAGGCTAACCCAAATTTTGTTGAGGAAGTTGTAACTCTATGCTACCGTGATTCGTATAGATTAATCCTCAACTTAGAGCAAGCACT ACAGAAGAGCCCTCTTGACTTTAATCAGTTGGATAGCTATATGCAACAGTTCAAGGGAAGTAGCACAAG CATTGGAGCAAAAAAGGTGAAAGCTCAGTGCACACTTTTTAGGGAATACTGCAAGTCTGGGAGTGGAGAAGG ATGCTTTAGGACTTTCCAGGAACTGAAGAAAGAACGTACAGCTCTGAAAAACAAGTTTGAAGCTTATTTTCAG CTGAAAAGGCAAGCTGGTCCGAGTCAAATTGCAAGTCGTCCCAAGTAA